Sequence from the Egibacter rhizosphaerae genome:
TGAGCCCGGGCTTCGCGTTCGCGCGCGTGACCGTCTGGGTCGTAGTGCTGCTCGCGATCTTCGTGCCGCTGGCGGTCAGCCGTTACCGTCGCGCCGCCGAGTGATCGGCGGCGCGACGAGTGGCGGCGCGGCGCTCAGTCGTCGAGCCGCAGCGTCCCGGCGGCGGTGAACTGGACCGCCCCGTCGCTGTAGCTGGTCGACAGGTCCGTGAACTCCTCACAGCCGAAGGTGACGCTCTCGCCGTCGTCGGATAGAACGCCGTCCAGGGGTCGTCCCTCGCGGCCGGTGGGAAGGTGGGTCCCGCTGTCGGGGCGTACACCATCCCCGGCGTCGGGCCAGAGCACGCCGCCATCGACGCACTGCACCCGCAGGTTCTCGGTGCCCTCGGACACGGTCGTCTCGTAGAGCAGGTCGGCGTACGAGATGATCGGCCGAACGTGCACCTCGCGGTAGCCGACCTCCACCTGCAGGTCGACGGTGACAGTCCCGTCGTCGTCCACGAACACCGTCGGCTCGTACCCCGGGGACAGGTCCTCGCCGGCCACCGATCCCGAGTGCGCGTACGTGCGCTGGCGGGTGCCGCACGCACCCCCCGGACTGGGGCAACCCTCCCAGCTGGTGGCACCGCTCACGTGCACGCGGCTGCCACTCGCGTCGTACTCGACCCCGATCTGCTCCCGCATCTCGGGCGACAGCGCCGGATGGTCGTACACCGGCTGCGGGTCCTCGGCCCGGATGAACCAGTGGGCACGCCACCGGACGTGGGAGTCCTCGGTGATCGGGATCGACTGCATGTTGCGGTAGGAGCCCTCGAAGTCCATGTCGAGGGTCCCTTCGAACGGGGGGCACGGCGGCCCTTGCGGCTCCACGGTGATCGACCCGTCGGCCAGCGCGCCCTCCTCCAGGGACGCGTTGCTCGTCACGATGTAGAGGTCACGGGGATCGCAGAAGCCGCGTCCGTCGGGCTCGTCGAGCGACACCCGGCGGTACAGACCGGTGTCCCGGTCGCGCAGGATGCCCTGGACGCGAACGTCCTCGTCGTCGACCAGCTCGTCGTCCGCGGTGATGACGACCTCGCCCTCGGAGGCGACGTCGCCGCCGACCTCGACGTGGTCGTAGCGCATCGACCGGCCGGGCACCCCCGCGGGCGCGCCTGAGGTGCCCCAGTCCGCGAGGTCGATCTCCACGTGGTCGCCACCGGCCTCGAGCGCGTGCCGCTGGCCGGGCAGGTCCGGCTCCAGGTCGTCGGGGAAGCCCGGCGCGACGTCGGCGAACCGCGGCGTGACCGGGTCGCCGGGCAGGTCGAGGTTGGAGGCGCGCACCGCGAACTCGTGGAAGTGGTCGGCGAAGGCGAACGCTTCGTCGAGCTCCTCCACGATGCGGACGTCGTCGGCCTGGTTCGCGAGGTCGGCCCACGACTGATGAACGAGTTCGGCGGCCGCCGTCTGCTCCATCATGACCGGCCACAGATACGCGCCGTAGGCGTCGCGCTCGTCGAGCGGCGCAACGGTGGGCATGAAGTCCCCGACCGCGTCCTCGTGGAACTCGCGCAGTACCTCGTGGTCCTCGGGGAAGTGGGGCAGCATCGCCCAGCTCGCGCTGGCCTCGTAGTACCAGCGATCGTCCAGCGAGTGGTGGTGGGCGTACTGGAGCACGTGGTACAGCTCGTGGGCCGCGACGCCCCGCAACTCGCCGGGGTCGTCGAGCAGGTCTCGGCGCAGAAGCATCATCCCGCTCGACGAGGTGCCGACCGACGGATGGTCGGTCGGCTCCACGGCGGCCGCCGCGCCGCGCGGGGCCCGCGGCGACCCGACCGCGTCGGCGATCTCGCCCGAGGGCATCACGAAGACCTCGATCCGGTCCTGCGGCGGGTCGGCGGCGGGATCGAGCTCGGGTGGTCCCAGGCCGTCGGGTACATCCCGGGTCAGCGGCTCCCACACGGCCTCGAGCTCGGCCGCGACCGCGTCGGCGTCACCCTGATCGCCGTGGTCCTCGCACATCCAGACCACGAACGGGTGGGTGTCGTGCTCGTGCTCGCGCCACCTGGCCTCCGCGCACGGCGGCACCAACTCGCTCCCGTCGGCCCGCCCGTGTGCCAGGCTCGAGGTCGCGTCGTCCGCCGTGAACACGCTCGCGGGGTCGTTCGGGGCCGCGAGGTAGGGCTCGACGGTGTCGCGCACGTCGCCCGGCAAGTCCTCCCACGCCGCCGCGAGCTCGCCTAACACCGCGTGATCCTCCCACTCGCGTCGCTCGCCGGCGTACCTGTCGGGCAGCCGGTCGTCGTCGAACCGCGCGAAGAGCCGGTACTGCAGGCCCGTCGCCTCGTCGATGTCTCCCGACGCCACGGCCTCCTCGATCAGCGCCCGAGTGGTCGTGGGCGTGAGGTCGGGCGGCTGCGGCAGGTTCGCGGGCGCCGCATGGCAGGCGTCGAGCGCGGCCCCGAGGTCCCCGACCGCCGCCGACGCGACCGCGGCCTCGCCACCGACGACCCGCGCCGACGTGAGGTCCAAGGCGCAGACCGCGTCCTCCACCGGGGCGGGGATCGCGTCGGGCTGCACGAGCAGCACCGGGGCGGCTTGCGCCCCGGCGACGGCGCCCGCGGCCAACGCGTCGGGGAAGGCCCACCCGGTCGCGACGTACGCCTCACCACCGGCGCCCACCGTGTCCTCGGCGATGCGGATCGCGGTCTCCACCCGGTCCGCGCCCGCGATCCGGCGCACCTGCGAGGCGTGGTCGCGCAGCTCACCCAGCACCCCGTCGTCGACGGCGGCGGGTCCGCCGAGCACGACGATCTCCGATGGCTGCAGCTCGGCGAGCGCATCGGCGGTCGCGTCCGGCAACGTACCCGTCCGGGTCAGCAGGATCGGCGCCTCCGCAGCCACAGCCGCCGGTACCCCGGCGAGCGCATCGGGGAAGGCCTCGCCGGTGGCCACGAACACGGTGTCCGTCCCGCCGGGGAAGGCCGAACGCGCGACCTCAGCGGCCGTGGCGAACCGCTCCGGCCCGGCGACGCGCTCGACCGTCGCCTCCGCCACGGCCCCGAGCTCGGCCTCCACCACTCCGTCGACCGCGGCCTCCCCG
This genomic interval carries:
- a CDS encoding cell wall-binding repeat-containing protein translates to MASRRSRVMLVCLIVALPLLLATSWQGAHSPAAGSDRDTPTGADTGGPRAQSAGVTGSDDPVTRLAGADRYETAVELSRHAFDGTVEVAYVATGEAFPDALAAGVAAARDDAPLLLTRAAGVPEPTHDELERLDPDRLVVLGGEAAVDGVVEAELGAVAEATVERVAGPERFATAAEVARSAFPGGTDTVFVATGEAFPDALAGVPAAVAAEAPILLTRTGTLPDATADALAELQPSEIVVLGGPAAVDDGVLGELRDHASQVRRIAGADRVETAIRIAEDTVGAGGEAYVATGWAFPDALAAGAVAGAQAAPVLLVQPDAIPAPVEDAVCALDLTSARVVGGEAAVASAAVGDLGAALDACHAAPANLPQPPDLTPTTTRALIEEAVASGDIDEATGLQYRLFARFDDDRLPDRYAGERREWEDHAVLGELAAAWEDLPGDVRDTVEPYLAAPNDPASVFTADDATSSLAHGRADGSELVPPCAEARWREHEHDTHPFVVWMCEDHGDQGDADAVAAELEAVWEPLTRDVPDGLGPPELDPAADPPQDRIEVFVMPSGEIADAVGSPRAPRGAAAAVEPTDHPSVGTSSSGMMLLRRDLLDDPGELRGVAAHELYHVLQYAHHHSLDDRWYYEASASWAMLPHFPEDHEVLREFHEDAVGDFMPTVAPLDERDAYGAYLWPVMMEQTAAAELVHQSWADLANQADDVRIVEELDEAFAFADHFHEFAVRASNLDLPGDPVTPRFADVAPGFPDDLEPDLPGQRHALEAGGDHVEIDLADWGTSGAPAGVPGRSMRYDHVEVGGDVASEGEVVITADDELVDDEDVRVQGILRDRDTGLYRRVSLDEPDGRGFCDPRDLYIVTSNASLEEGALADGSITVEPQGPPCPPFEGTLDMDFEGSYRNMQSIPITEDSHVRWRAHWFIRAEDPQPVYDHPALSPEMREQIGVEYDASGSRVHVSGATSWEGCPSPGGACGTRQRTYAHSGSVAGEDLSPGYEPTVFVDDDGTVTVDLQVEVGYREVHVRPIISYADLLYETTVSEGTENLRVQCVDGGVLWPDAGDGVRPDSGTHLPTGREGRPLDGVLSDDGESVTFGCEEFTDLSTSYSDGAVQFTAAGTLRLDD